The DNA segment AACCGATAACTGATTACCGTTAACCTGTGTAGTTACAAGGATGAATAGTTAAGGAAGAACAACCATGATCGATTCGGATTACGGCACTCTGCATCAGCTGTTTGATACCAATTTCTTGGAATACACCTCCTATGTGGTTAAGGAGCGTGCTATTCCCCATGTCGCCGATGGCTTGAAACCGGTGCAGCGCCGGATCATGCAGACCTTGAAGAATATGGATGACGGTCGGTTTAATAAGGTCGCCAACGTTGTCGGCGAGGCCATGAAACTTCACCCCCACGGTGACGCTTCCATCTTTGCCGCCCTGGTTAATCTGTCCAATAAGGGTTTTTTGATTGATCAGCAGGGTAATTTTGGCAATACCTTGACCGGCGATAGCGCCTCGGCTGCCCGGTACATCGAGTGCCGTCTTTCCCCTCTGGCTCTGGAGGTCATGTTCAACAAGGACCTGACCGAATTTGCCGATTCTTATGATGGCCGGATGCAGGAGCCGGTGGTGCTTCCCGCTAAGATTCCCCTGCTGCTGATGCAGGGCGCAGATGGTATAGCTGTCGGTATGGCTACCAAGATTATGCCTCACAACTTTGTCGAACTACTCACGGCCCAGAAGCAGATCTTGCGCGACGAACCCTTTGAAATTTTCCCCGATTTTCCTCAAGGTGGTTTGGTGGATGTTACCCACTATGATCGGGGTAACGGTCGCTTGAAATGTCGGGCTCGGATTGAGGAGATCAACGACAAGACCATCGTCATTCGGGAGGTCCCCTATACTACCACGACCACCTCGTTGGTAGAGAGTATTGAAAAGGCCGTGCGGGCCGGAAAGCTCAAGATCGTCTCGATTAATGATTATACGGCCGAGACTGTGGAGGTCGAGATTAAACTTGCCCGCGGGATGTACGCCTCGGATACGATCAGCGCGCTCTATGCCTTTACCGATTGTGAGGTGCCGATTAGTCCTAATTTCACGGTGATCAAGGACAATCAGCCGATGGTCATGAATGTGGATGATGTCCTGCGCTACAACACCCAGAAGTTAGTGGTCGATCTGGAAAAGGAGTTGACCATTGAGCTTGATCGGTTGCGAGAGAAAATTCATGCCGCGCTCTTGGAACAGATCTTTATCGAAGAGCGGTTGTATAAGGAGATCGAAGAGTGCTCAAGTTACGAGCTGGTGGTGTCGACTGTCGATTCATCACTGAAGCCTTTTGCGGATCGTCTGCTTCGGGCAGTGACGAGAGAGGATATAGAGCGGTTGTTGGAGATCCGCATCAAACGAATTTCGCGGTATGATATCTCAAAAAAACAGCAGGAGATCAATGGCCTGAGGAAGGAAGCCACCCTGATAGAGCGTCACCTCAAGGATATGGTCAAATACACCATCGGTTATCTGGATGGACTGTTGAAAAAGTATGGTGATAACTACCCGCGTCGGACCGAGATCACTACCTTTAGCGAGGTGGCGGCTCGGGCGGTTGCTCTGTCCAATCTGACCTGTGGCTATGATCCCAAAACCGGTTTTCTGGGGTATCAGGTCAAGGCCGAGCCGGAGCACTCCTTTGCCTGTTCCGAATACGATAAGTTTATTTTGATCTTTCGTGATGGCATGTATAAGGTCATTAACGGTGTGGACAAGCTTTTTGTTGGCTCAGATCTGGTTTATGTCGGTAAGGACGATGAGAAGCTCATCTTCAATGTTATTTATCGTGATGGCACCGAGAATTTTTCATATATTAAGCGCTTCCCGATGCCCAAGTTCATTCTTGACAAGGAGTATCGGCTGTTCCCGGACGACCCGAAGTCAAGGATTCAGTATTTCGCTACTGGCGAGGGCTCTCGGGTCCGCGTGTATTTTGTGCCCACGGCCAGAGCCAAGGTGAATTCTTTTGAGGTGGTGTTTAATGACTATCTGGTTAAGGGGGTAAGCGCTAAGGGTAAGCGGGCCGGTAGTCGGGTTCTGCGTCGGATTGTGCCTCTGGTGGACAAGGAGGTGGAGAAAGAGAGCGTCCCCTTGTCTTTGCCTGGGATGGGAGAGGGCGCGAATCAGGATTCATCCGCTGCGGTGGCGGAGAAGGTGACACCCACTGATGATAAGCCGGAAGCGGATGAATAAAAGTAATCGTTCACCAGAAGCGTCGAACGTGCGGATTTCACCGGGCTGTAACCGTTTTCCGGGTGCCTCAGATGCGCGATTTATATTGACCCGCTTCGTCGGTCAATATAACGGTCTGCGAAGTGTGCTAGTTGCACATGAGCAGGCCGTTGACAAAGCAAATGGGGGCCCGGAAAACGGTTACGAATAAGATGCAGTTGAAAAGTGCAGGGACGGGGTTGACCAGATGGGGTCGCGCCGTTTTTGTATTATAAATAACAGAAGATGAGGGGGCAAGAATGGACGCAGAAAATATTATGGATGGGTTGGCTGGTGAGTTGGAATCGGCATTAAAGGGGATGGCTAAGGCCAAGAGTGTTGAGGACAAGTTGATGTACAGTAAAATCGTCAAGAACCTGAGCAAGTCGTTGGGCGTTTTTTTGGAGTTGGCCAGTGACATGATGGATTATGATGCCGATGAGGATTTTGACGCATAGTCGTTGTCTGGTTTCGCACGGCGGTCAGCGTCAAGGCAAGGATGTCAGCCCCTTAGTCAAGCGTCTTTGCCGAAGGGGCTGACTGCTGATCGTTTGCCACTATCTTTTACGATCAGGAGGGAGCCATGGATACAATCACCAGTATTGAGACACGGCGAGCGGTCAAACATTTCGACTCTAGCCACCGCATGACAGAGGAGGAAGAGACCCGGATTTTGTCATTGGCTCTATTGTCCCCCACTGCCTTTAATATTCAGAACTGGCGATTCCTGGTGGTCAAGGACCCCACCCTGCGGCAGCAGATCAGGGAGGTGGCTTGGGGCCAGGCCCAAGTGACGGATGCCTCTCTTCTTATCATCCTCTGCGCCGATCTTAAGAGCTGGGAGAGGGAGCCGGCGCGTTATTGGCGCAATGCCGTTCCCGCGGTCCAGGAGTTTATCCTCCCTGCTATCGACCAGTATTACCGGGGCAAGGATCAGGTGCAGCGGGATGAGGCTATGCGTTCCTGTGGGATGGCGGCGCAGACCTTGATGTTGACTGCCAAGGCCATGGGGTATGATTCCTGCCCTATGGATGGATTTGATTTTGATGCGGTGGGCCAGTTGGTCAACCTGCCGGAAGATCATGCCATCGCCATGTTTGTGGCGATCGGCAAGGCCACTCAAGAGGCTTGGCCCCGGGGTGGTCAGTTGCCGCTGCGCGAAGTGGTACGGGTTGATAAATTTTAAGGAGCGATCTTTGGTGAGTGTGCTTCAGACTCGTTACGATTGACATTCTTCGTGAACAGTAAGATCCATAATTATCACAAGGTTGTGGTCTGTTGGAATGAATTTCTTCTGTTTCTGCATTTTGAGGGAAGGGGGTGATACGAGAGAAGCATCATGTTTAACCTCACACGCTATTACTCTACTGTCAGTTTGGTCTGTATCGTTATTGCAGCGACTCTTCTTGGCACTTTTTATCGTTATCAGTCCATTCAATCACTGACGATAGTGGCTGAGGCACGCAATACCGATTTTACGCGTGTTTTTGGCAATGCCCTTTCACCTTATTTTTCACCCTTACTTAAGCATATCCCTCCTAATCAATCGGTCGATCCTGTTAGCTCAGAGATTATTGCCCTGCGTCGGGAGGTGGTGTCTCTTATGCGGGAGACATCTGCCGTTAAGGTCAAGATTTACAATATGGAAGGGCTGACTGTCTTTTCGACCGAGTCCAAACAAATCGGGGAGAGAAAGCATGATAATGCAGGTTTTCTCTCAGCGTCTCAAGGACTCCTGGCAAGCGAATTAACGCATCGCAATACCTTTAGCGCTTTTGATAAAATTATCGAGCAGCGTGATCTTCTCTCGAGTTACATCCCTTATATTTCTAAGCAAAGTAATCGGATCGAGGGAGTTTTTGAGGTTTACACTGATATTACCCCATTCCTGGCGGAAGTAAGGCGTACTCATTGGCTTGTTATTGTCGTGGTGGTATGTGTTTTAGGTTTGCTCTATGGTTTACTCTTCCTCATTGTGCAGAGGGCGAGCCGGATCATTAAAGACCAGCAAGCTGAGTTGACCCATACACTTGCTCTCATTGAGGAAGATAATCAACTGCTCGATCAGCGGGTGAGTGAGCGAACGAGAGAGTTACAAGAGGTAAATCGTTCGATGGAAAGGGAGATTGCTGAGCGGGAGCGAGCAGAGGCGGGTTTGCGTCTTTCAGCCAAGGTTTTTGAAAATACCGTCGAAGGTGTGATTATTACAGACGCTGATACAAAAATTCTTGCGGTTAATCGGGCATTTATGCATGTTACCGGCTACTCTGAATCAGAGGTTAAGGGCCTCACTCCCAGGATACTCCAATCGGGTAGGCATGATGCCATGTTTTACACCGAGATGTGGCAATCGCTTTCACAGAGCGGGCAGTGGGTCGGGGAAATTTGGAACAAGCGCAAGAGTGGTGAGATTTATCCTGAACGACTTACCATCGGTGTAGTGAAAGACCCCGCTGGCGAGGTGGGCCACTACGTGGGAGTGTTCAGTGATATTTCAGATATTAAACGATCCCAGGAGCGACTGGATTTTCTCGCTCACCACGACTTGCTTACCAGTCTGCCAAATCGGTTACTGTTTAATTATCGGCTGAACCACAGCATCGGTCTGGCACGTCGTCATGAACGACAATTGGCGGTTCTCTTTATTGATCTCGATCATTTCAAGAATGTCAACGATACATTGGGGCATGATCTTGGTGATGAACTGCTCAAGAAAGTTGCAGAGCACATTAGTGTCAATGTGCGTGAGTCTGATACGCTGGCGCGAATTGGTGGTGATGAGTTTATTCTCTTGCTTGATGAAGTTGAAACCCCGCGCTATGCCGGTTCGATCGCAGAAAAGGTACTTAATCTGCTCAGTCAGGTTATTGCCATTTCCGGGTATGAAATTTTTGTTTCTGCAAGCATTGGGGTGAGCTTCTTTCCTGCGGACGGAGAGGATGTGGCTACCCTGGTAAAGAACGCCGATACCGCAATGTACTATGCCAAGAATCAAGGGCGTAATACCTATCATTTTTATGCTCCTGAAATGAGTGAATACGCCCTTGAGCGTCTGCACATGGAGATGCTGTTACGCCGTTCTGTTGAGCGGGGCGAGTTGTCACTCCACTTTCAGCCGAAAGTTGATTTTTCTACCGGAAATTTAGTGGGCGCGGAAGCTCTGGTACGTTGGAACAGTCCAGAGCTGGGGATGGTGTCTCCAGTGCGTTTTATTCCCATTGCCGAAGATATAGGATTTGTTTCAATTCTTGGGGAGTGGGTGCTGCGTCAAGCGTGTCATCAGGTTAAGGCGTGGGAAGGGGATGGTTTCTTCCTGCCGAGC comes from the Desulfobulbaceae bacterium genome and includes:
- a CDS encoding DNA topoisomerase IV subunit A; translation: MIDSDYGTLHQLFDTNFLEYTSYVVKERAIPHVADGLKPVQRRIMQTLKNMDDGRFNKVANVVGEAMKLHPHGDASIFAALVNLSNKGFLIDQQGNFGNTLTGDSASAARYIECRLSPLALEVMFNKDLTEFADSYDGRMQEPVVLPAKIPLLLMQGADGIAVGMATKIMPHNFVELLTAQKQILRDEPFEIFPDFPQGGLVDVTHYDRGNGRLKCRARIEEINDKTIVIREVPYTTTTTSLVESIEKAVRAGKLKIVSINDYTAETVEVEIKLARGMYASDTISALYAFTDCEVPISPNFTVIKDNQPMVMNVDDVLRYNTQKLVVDLEKELTIELDRLREKIHAALLEQIFIEERLYKEIEECSSYELVVSTVDSSLKPFADRLLRAVTREDIERLLEIRIKRISRYDISKKQQEINGLRKEATLIERHLKDMVKYTIGYLDGLLKKYGDNYPRRTEITTFSEVAARAVALSNLTCGYDPKTGFLGYQVKAEPEHSFACSEYDKFILIFRDGMYKVINGVDKLFVGSDLVYVGKDDEKLIFNVIYRDGTENFSYIKRFPMPKFILDKEYRLFPDDPKSRIQYFATGEGSRVRVYFVPTARAKVNSFEVVFNDYLVKGVSAKGKRAGSRVLRRIVPLVDKEVEKESVPLSLPGMGEGANQDSSAAVAEKVTPTDDKPEADE
- a CDS encoding nitroreductase family protein → MDTITSIETRRAVKHFDSSHRMTEEEETRILSLALLSPTAFNIQNWRFLVVKDPTLRQQIREVAWGQAQVTDASLLIILCADLKSWEREPARYWRNAVPAVQEFILPAIDQYYRGKDQVQRDEAMRSCGMAAQTLMLTAKAMGYDSCPMDGFDFDAVGQLVNLPEDHAIAMFVAIGKATQEAWPRGGQLPLREVVRVDKF
- a CDS encoding EAL domain-containing protein, which gives rise to MFNLTRYYSTVSLVCIVIAATLLGTFYRYQSIQSLTIVAEARNTDFTRVFGNALSPYFSPLLKHIPPNQSVDPVSSEIIALRREVVSLMRETSAVKVKIYNMEGLTVFSTESKQIGERKHDNAGFLSASQGLLASELTHRNTFSAFDKIIEQRDLLSSYIPYISKQSNRIEGVFEVYTDITPFLAEVRRTHWLVIVVVVCVLGLLYGLLFLIVQRASRIIKDQQAELTHTLALIEEDNQLLDQRVSERTRELQEVNRSMEREIAERERAEAGLRLSAKVFENTVEGVIITDADTKILAVNRAFMHVTGYSESEVKGLTPRILQSGRHDAMFYTEMWQSLSQSGQWVGEIWNKRKSGEIYPERLTIGVVKDPAGEVGHYVGVFSDISDIKRSQERLDFLAHHDLLTSLPNRLLFNYRLNHSIGLARRHERQLAVLFIDLDHFKNVNDTLGHDLGDELLKKVAEHISVNVRESDTLARIGGDEFILLLDEVETPRYAGSIAEKVLNLLSQVIAISGYEIFVSASIGVSFFPADGEDVATLVKNADTAMYYAKNQGRNTYHFYAPEMSEYALERLHMEMLLRRSVERGELSLHFQPKVDFSTGNLVGAEALVRWNSPELGMVSPVRFIPIAEDIGFVSILGEWVLRQACHQVKAWEGDGFFLPSIAVNLSAKQLERGDISLLVTRVLQETELSSERLELELTESAIMSNEQALGHLEKLRELGVELAVDDFGTGYSSLSYLRRLPVQKLKIDRSFITKVSVEPSRAAIVRAVIALAKALGLRTIAEGVETDEEAQFLRSEGCHQGQGYLFGRPLPSDEFQARWAKSDAGGVHE